A portion of the Caenorhabditis elegans chromosome III genome contains these proteins:
- the ddx-15 gene encoding Pre-mRNA-splicing factor ATP-dependent RNA helicase ddx-15 (Confirmed by transcript evidence), with product MSSRHRLDLDGSGRGDRRRSPNRRSRSRSRSPHRRSSPDRKRQIGAVGNMKIQINPYNNQPFSNRYWAIWEKRSQLPVWEYKEKFMELLRNNQCITLVGETGSGKTTQIPQWAVEFMKQQQQGQPPGQARLVACTQPRRVAAMSVATRVAEEMDVVLGQEVGYSIRFEDCISERTVLKYCTDGMLLREAMNSPLLDKYKVLILDEAHERTLATDILMGLIKEIVRNRADIKVVIMSATLDAGKFQRYFEDCPLLSVPGRTFPVEIFFTPNAEKDYLEAAIRTVIQIHMVEEVEGDILLFLTGQEEIEEACKRIDREIQALGADAGALSCIPLYSTLPPAAQQRIFEPAPPNRPNGAISRKCVISTNIAETSLTIDGVVFVIDPGFSKQKVYNPRIRVESLLVCPISKASAMQRAGRAGRTKPGKCFRLYTETAYGSEMQDQTYPEILRSNLGSVVLQLKKLGTEDLVHFDFMDPPAPETLMRALELLNYLQAINDDGELTELGSLMAEFPLDPQLAKMLITSTELNCSNEILSITAMLSVPQCWVRPNEMRTEADEAKARFAHIDGDHLTLLNVYHSFKQNQEDPQWCYDNFINYRTMKTADTVRTQLSRVMDKYNLRRVSTDFKSRDYYLNIRKALVAGFFMQVAHLERSGHYVTVKDNQLVNLHPSTVLDHKPEWALYNEFVLTTKNFIRTVTDVRPEWLLQIAPQYYDLDNFPDGDTKRKLTTVMQTLQRNAGRGY from the exons ATGTCTTCGAGACACCGATTGGATTTAGATGGCAGCGGACGCGGAGACAGAAGAAG atctccTAACCGCAGATCCCGATCCCGCTCCCGATCGCCACACAGACGCTCCTCCCCCGACCGGAAAAGACAGATTGGGGCAGTTGGAAATATGAAG ATCCAAATCAATCCATACAACAACCAGCCATTTAGTAACCGATATTGGGCAATTTGGGAGAAAAGAAGTCAATTGCCAGTATGGGAATATAAGGAAAAGTTTATGGAGCTGCTCCGGAACAACCAGTGCATCACTCTTGTCGGAGAAACGGGATCCGGAAAGACCACGCAAATCCCACAGTGGGCCGTCGAGTTCATGAAGCAGCAGCAACAAGGACAACCACCCGGTCAAGCGAGATTGGTGGCTTGCACACAGCCTAGACGGGTCGCTGCGATGAGCGTTGCGACAAGAGTTGCTGAGGAAATGGACGTAGTTTTGGGACAAGAAGTGGGATACAGTATTCGTTTCGAAGACTGCATCAGCGAACGAACTGTTCTCAAATACTGTACAGACGGTATGTTGCTGCGAGAAGCAATGAACAGCCCGCTCCTCGATAAGTACAAAGTCCTTATTCTCGACGAGGCTCACGAAAGAACACTCGCCACAGATATTCTTATGGGACTGATCAAGGAAATCGTGAGAAATCGAGCTGATATCAAGGTCGTAATCATGTCCGCTACATTGGATGCAGGAAAGTTTCAAAGATATTTCGAGGATTGCCCGTTGCTCAGTGTTCCCGGAAGAACATTCCCTGTTGAGATCTTCTTCACTCCAAATGCGGAGAAAGATTATCTAGAAGCCGCGATCAGAACTGTAATCCAAATTCATATGGTCGAGGAGGTTGAAGGTGACATTTTACTGTTCCTCACTGGTCAAGAAGAGATCGAAGAAGCTTGCAAAAGAATAGATCGTGAGATTCAAGCCTTGGGAGCAGATGCTGGAGCACTCAGCTGCATTCCGTTGTACTCTACACTTCCCCCAGCAGCACAGCAGAGAATCTTCGAACCAGCACCACCAAATCGACCGAATGGAGCAATCAGCAGAAAGTGTGTCATCTCTACAAATATCGCTGAGACATCATTGACTATTGATGGCGTTGTCTTTGTTATCGATCCTGGATTCTCGAAGCAAAAAGTGTACAATCCAAGAATTCGTGTCGAGTCGCTGCTTGTTTGTCCCATTTCGAAAGCTTCTGCTATGCAAAGAGCTGGACGCGCCGGAAGAACAAAGCCAGGAAAATGTTTCCGGCTTTACACCGAAACGGCTTACGGATCAGAAATGCAAGATCAAACATATCCTGAAATTCTTCGGTCGAATCTCGGATCTGTTGTGCTGCAGCTCAAGAAGCTCGGAACCGAAGATCTTGTGCACTTCGATTTCATGGATCCTCCCGCACCAGAGACATTGATGAGAGCGCTGGAACTGTTAAACTATCTTCAGGCGATCAACGACGATGGAGAGCTCACTGAACTAGGAAGTCTGATGGCTGAGTTCCCGCTTGATCCTCAGCTCGCAAAGATGCTTATCACATCCACTGAACTCAATTGctcaaatgaaattttgtcgATCACAGCAATGCTCTCGGTTCCGCAGTGCTGGGTTCGTCCCAATGAAATGAGAACAGAAGCCGATGAGGCGAAGGCTCGGTTTGCACATATTGATGGAGATCATCTCACACTTCTCAATGTCTATCATTCGTTCAAGCAGA ATCAAGAAGATCCGCAGTGGTGTTACGATAACTTCATCAACTACAGAACTATGAAAACTGCCGACACAGTCCGCACACAATTGTCGCGTGTTATGGACAAGTACAATCTTCGACGTGTCTCAACAGACTTCAAATCTCGAGACTATTATCTCAACATCAGGAAAGCTCTTGTAGCTGGATTTTTCATGCAAGTCGCTCATCTGGAACGAAGTGGACACTACGTGACGGTGAAAGATAATCAGCTCGTCAACCTTCATCCATCCACAGTTCTCGATCATAAGCCGGAGTGGGCACTCTACAATGAGTTCGTGTTAACCACAAAGAACTTCATCAGAACTGTAACTGATGTGCGCCCTGAATG GCTACTTCAAATCGCCCCTCAATACTATGATCTCGACAACTTCCCAGATGGAGACACGAAACGGAAGCTGACTACTGTGATGCAGACCCTGCAGAGAAACGCTGGCAGAGGCTATTGA
- the ddx-15 gene encoding RNA helicase (Partially confirmed by transcript evidence), producing the protein MSSRHRLDLDGSGRGDRRRSPNRRSRSRSRSPHRRSSPDRKRQIGAVGNMKIQINPYNNQPFSNRYWAIWEKRSQLPVWEYKEKFMELLRNNQCITLVGETGSGKTTQIPQWAVEFMKQQQQGQPPGQARLVACTQPRRVAAMSVATRVAEEMDVVLGQEVGYSIRFEDCISERTVLKYCTDGMLLREAMNSPLLDKYKVLILDEAHERTLATDILMGLIKEIVRNRADIKVVIMSATLDAGKFQRYFEDCPLLSVPGRTFPVEIFFTPNAEKDYLEAAIRTVIQIHMVEEVEGDILLFLTGQEEIEEACKRIDREIQALGADAGALSCIPLYSTLPPAAQQRIFEPAPPNRPNGAISRKCVISTNIAETSLTIDGVVFVIDPGFSKQKVYNPRIRVESLLVCPISKASAMQRAGRAGRTKPGKCFRLYTETAYGSEMQDQTYPEILRSNLGSVVLQLKKLGTEDLVHFDFMDPPAPETLMRALELLNYLQAINDDGELTELGSLMAEFPLDPQLAKMLITSTELNCSNEILSITAMLSVPQCWVRPNEMRTEADEAKARFAHIDGDHLTLLNVYHSFKQNQEDPQWCYDNFINYRTMKTADTVRTQLSRVMDKYNLRRVSTDFKSRDYYLNIRKALVAGFFMQVAHLERSGHYVTVKDNQLVNLHPSTVLDHKPEWALYNEFVLTTKNFIRTVTDVRPE; encoded by the exons ATGTCTTCGAGACACCGATTGGATTTAGATGGCAGCGGACGCGGAGACAGAAGAAG atctccTAACCGCAGATCCCGATCCCGCTCCCGATCGCCACACAGACGCTCCTCCCCCGACCGGAAAAGACAGATTGGGGCAGTTGGAAATATGAAG ATCCAAATCAATCCATACAACAACCAGCCATTTAGTAACCGATATTGGGCAATTTGGGAGAAAAGAAGTCAATTGCCAGTATGGGAATATAAGGAAAAGTTTATGGAGCTGCTCCGGAACAACCAGTGCATCACTCTTGTCGGAGAAACGGGATCCGGAAAGACCACGCAAATCCCACAGTGGGCCGTCGAGTTCATGAAGCAGCAGCAACAAGGACAACCACCCGGTCAAGCGAGATTGGTGGCTTGCACACAGCCTAGACGGGTCGCTGCGATGAGCGTTGCGACAAGAGTTGCTGAGGAAATGGACGTAGTTTTGGGACAAGAAGTGGGATACAGTATTCGTTTCGAAGACTGCATCAGCGAACGAACTGTTCTCAAATACTGTACAGACGGTATGTTGCTGCGAGAAGCAATGAACAGCCCGCTCCTCGATAAGTACAAAGTCCTTATTCTCGACGAGGCTCACGAAAGAACACTCGCCACAGATATTCTTATGGGACTGATCAAGGAAATCGTGAGAAATCGAGCTGATATCAAGGTCGTAATCATGTCCGCTACATTGGATGCAGGAAAGTTTCAAAGATATTTCGAGGATTGCCCGTTGCTCAGTGTTCCCGGAAGAACATTCCCTGTTGAGATCTTCTTCACTCCAAATGCGGAGAAAGATTATCTAGAAGCCGCGATCAGAACTGTAATCCAAATTCATATGGTCGAGGAGGTTGAAGGTGACATTTTACTGTTCCTCACTGGTCAAGAAGAGATCGAAGAAGCTTGCAAAAGAATAGATCGTGAGATTCAAGCCTTGGGAGCAGATGCTGGAGCACTCAGCTGCATTCCGTTGTACTCTACACTTCCCCCAGCAGCACAGCAGAGAATCTTCGAACCAGCACCACCAAATCGACCGAATGGAGCAATCAGCAGAAAGTGTGTCATCTCTACAAATATCGCTGAGACATCATTGACTATTGATGGCGTTGTCTTTGTTATCGATCCTGGATTCTCGAAGCAAAAAGTGTACAATCCAAGAATTCGTGTCGAGTCGCTGCTTGTTTGTCCCATTTCGAAAGCTTCTGCTATGCAAAGAGCTGGACGCGCCGGAAGAACAAAGCCAGGAAAATGTTTCCGGCTTTACACCGAAACGGCTTACGGATCAGAAATGCAAGATCAAACATATCCTGAAATTCTTCGGTCGAATCTCGGATCTGTTGTGCTGCAGCTCAAGAAGCTCGGAACCGAAGATCTTGTGCACTTCGATTTCATGGATCCTCCCGCACCAGAGACATTGATGAGAGCGCTGGAACTGTTAAACTATCTTCAGGCGATCAACGACGATGGAGAGCTCACTGAACTAGGAAGTCTGATGGCTGAGTTCCCGCTTGATCCTCAGCTCGCAAAGATGCTTATCACATCCACTGAACTCAATTGctcaaatgaaattttgtcgATCACAGCAATGCTCTCGGTTCCGCAGTGCTGGGTTCGTCCCAATGAAATGAGAACAGAAGCCGATGAGGCGAAGGCTCGGTTTGCACATATTGATGGAGATCATCTCACACTTCTCAATGTCTATCATTCGTTCAAGCAGA ATCAAGAAGATCCGCAGTGGTGTTACGATAACTTCATCAACTACAGAACTATGAAAACTGCCGACACAGTCCGCACACAATTGTCGCGTGTTATGGACAAGTACAATCTTCGACGTGTCTCAACAGACTTCAAATCTCGAGACTATTATCTCAACATCAGGAAAGCTCTTGTAGCTGGATTTTTCATGCAAGTCGCTCATCTGGAACGAAGTGGACACTACGTGACGGTGAAAGATAATCAGCTCGTCAACCTTCATCCATCCACAGTTCTCGATCATAAGCCGGAGTGGGCACTCTACAATGAGTTCGTGTTAACCACAAAGAACTTCATCAGAACTGTAACTGATGTGCGCCCTGAATG A
- the ucr-1 gene encoding Cytochrome b-c1 complex subunit 1, mitochondrial (Confirmed by transcript evidence), which translates to MALRLAVSSALRPALNSQVRNASSAVSVKDVLASAPQAEVTTLKNGFRVVTEDNGSATATVGVWIETGSRFENEKNNGVAHFLERLIHKGTGKRASAALESELNAIGAKLNSFTERDQTAVFVQAGAQDVEKVVDILADVLRNSKLEASTIDTERVNLLKELEASDDYHQLVLFDMLHAAGFQGTPLALSVLGTSESIPNISAQQLKEWQEDHYRPVRMVLSAVGGGVSNVSSLADKYFGDLSNEYPRKVPQVDGTRFTGSEYRYRNDNVPHMYAAFAVEGVGYAHKDALALQIANQFIGQWDVTHATSRTAASRLVQKIGHDHGVHNLQHFNINYKDTGLFGIYFVADAHDLNDTSGIMKSVAHEWKHLASAATEEEVAMAKNQFRTNLYQNLETNTQKAGFNAKELLYTGNLRQLSELEAQIQKVDAGAVREAISRHVYDRDLAAVGVGRTEAFPNYALTRAGMSWWRM; encoded by the exons ATGGCTCTCAGACTCGCCGTCAGCTCTGCTTTGCGTCCGGCTCTCAATAGCCAG gttcgCAATGCTTCATCAGCTGTCTCCGTGAAGGACGTGCTTGCCAGCGCTCCACAAGCTGAAGTTACCACCTTGAAGAATGGCTTCCGTGTTGTCACCGAAGATAATGGATCCGCCACCGCTACC GTGGGAGTCTGGATCGAGACCGGATCTCGTTTTGAGAACGAGAAGAACAACGGTGTCGCACATTTCCTCGAGCGATTGATCCACAAGGGAACTGGAAAGAGAGCATCTGCTGCTCTCGAATCCGAGCTTAATGCTATCGGAGCAAAACTCAACTCGTTCACTGAGCGTGACCAAACCGCAGTTTTTGTCCAAGCTGGAGCTCAAGATGTTGAGAAAG ttgtcgATATCCTCGCCGATGTTCTCCGCAACAGCAAGCTTGAGGCCTCAACCATCGATACCGAAAGAGTTAATCTTCTCAAAGAGCTCGAAGCTTCCGATGACTATCATCAGCTTGTCCTCTTCGATATGCTCCACGCTGCCGGATTCCAAGGCACCCCACTCGCTCTCAGCGTTCTCGGAACCAGTGAGAGCATTCCA aatatctcTGCTCAACAATTGAAGGAGTGGCAAGAGGATCATTACAGACCAGTGCGCATGGTTCTGTCCGCTGTCGGAGGAGGAGTTTCCAATGTTTCAAGCCTCGCCGATAAATATTTCGGAGACTTGAGCAACGAATACCCACGAAAGGTTCCACAGGTCGATGGAACACGATTCACCGGATCTGAATACAGATACCGCAACGATAATGTCCCACACATGTATGCTGCTTTCGCTGTTGAG GGTGTTGGATATGCCCACAAAGATGCTCTCGCTCTTCAAATTGCCAATCAATTCATTG GCCAATGGGATGTGACCCACGCTACATCCAGAACAGCTGCTTCCAGACTTGTCCAAAAAATCGGACACGACCACGGAGTCCATAACCTCCAGCATTTCAACATCAACTACAA agacaCTGGATTGTTCGGAATCTACTTTGTTGCTGATGCTCACGACTTGAACGACACCAGCGGAATCATGAAGTCTGTTGCTCACGAATGGAAGCATTTGGCCTCTGCTGCCACAGAAGAAGAAGTCGCCATGGCCAAGAACCAATTCAGAACCAACTTGTACCAGAACCTCGAGACCAACACACAAAAGGCTGGATTTAACGCTAAGGAG cttctttACACCGGAAATCTCAGACAGTTGTCAGAACTTGAAGCTCAAATTCAAAAGGTTGACGCTGGAGCTGTCCGCGAGGCTATTTCAAGACATGTGTACGATCGTGATCTTGCTGCTGTCGGAGTTG GTCGCACAGAAGCCTTCCCCAACTACGCCCTTACTCGCGCTGGTATGTCGTGGTGGAGAATGTAA
- the ucr-1 gene encoding Cytochrome b-c1 complex subunit 1, mitochondrial (Confirmed by transcript evidence) — protein sequence MALRLAVSSALRPALNSQVRNASSAVSVKDVLASAPQAEVTTLKNGFRVVTEDNGSATATVGVWIETGSRFENEKNNGVAHFLERLIHKGTGKRASAALESELNAIGAKLNSFTERDQTAVFVQAGAQDVEKVVDILADVLRNSKLEASTIDTERVNLLKELEASDDYHQLVLFDMLHAAGFQGTPLALSVLGTSESIPNISAQQLKEWQEDHYRPVRMVLSAVGGGVSNVSSLADKYFGDLSNEYPRKVPQVDGTRFTGSEYRYRNDNVPHMYAAFAVEGVGYAHKDALALQIANQFIVLGQWDVTHATSRTAASRLVQKIGHDHGVHNLQHFNINYKDTGLFGIYFVADAHDLNDTSGIMKSVAHEWKHLASAATEEEVAMAKNQFRTNLYQNLETNTQKAGFNAKELLYTGNLRQLSELEAQIQKVDAGAVREAISRHVYDRDLAAVGVGRTEAFPNYALTRAGMSWWRM from the exons ATGGCTCTCAGACTCGCCGTCAGCTCTGCTTTGCGTCCGGCTCTCAATAGCCAG gttcgCAATGCTTCATCAGCTGTCTCCGTGAAGGACGTGCTTGCCAGCGCTCCACAAGCTGAAGTTACCACCTTGAAGAATGGCTTCCGTGTTGTCACCGAAGATAATGGATCCGCCACCGCTACC GTGGGAGTCTGGATCGAGACCGGATCTCGTTTTGAGAACGAGAAGAACAACGGTGTCGCACATTTCCTCGAGCGATTGATCCACAAGGGAACTGGAAAGAGAGCATCTGCTGCTCTCGAATCCGAGCTTAATGCTATCGGAGCAAAACTCAACTCGTTCACTGAGCGTGACCAAACCGCAGTTTTTGTCCAAGCTGGAGCTCAAGATGTTGAGAAAG ttgtcgATATCCTCGCCGATGTTCTCCGCAACAGCAAGCTTGAGGCCTCAACCATCGATACCGAAAGAGTTAATCTTCTCAAAGAGCTCGAAGCTTCCGATGACTATCATCAGCTTGTCCTCTTCGATATGCTCCACGCTGCCGGATTCCAAGGCACCCCACTCGCTCTCAGCGTTCTCGGAACCAGTGAGAGCATTCCA aatatctcTGCTCAACAATTGAAGGAGTGGCAAGAGGATCATTACAGACCAGTGCGCATGGTTCTGTCCGCTGTCGGAGGAGGAGTTTCCAATGTTTCAAGCCTCGCCGATAAATATTTCGGAGACTTGAGCAACGAATACCCACGAAAGGTTCCACAGGTCGATGGAACACGATTCACCGGATCTGAATACAGATACCGCAACGATAATGTCCCACACATGTATGCTGCTTTCGCTGTTGAG GGTGTTGGATATGCCCACAAAGATGCTCTCGCTCTTCAAATTGCCAATCAATTCATTG TTTTAGGCCAATGGGATGTGACCCACGCTACATCCAGAACAGCTGCTTCCAGACTTGTCCAAAAAATCGGACACGACCACGGAGTCCATAACCTCCAGCATTTCAACATCAACTACAA agacaCTGGATTGTTCGGAATCTACTTTGTTGCTGATGCTCACGACTTGAACGACACCAGCGGAATCATGAAGTCTGTTGCTCACGAATGGAAGCATTTGGCCTCTGCTGCCACAGAAGAAGAAGTCGCCATGGCCAAGAACCAATTCAGAACCAACTTGTACCAGAACCTCGAGACCAACACACAAAAGGCTGGATTTAACGCTAAGGAG cttctttACACCGGAAATCTCAGACAGTTGTCAGAACTTGAAGCTCAAATTCAAAAGGTTGACGCTGGAGCTGTCCGCGAGGCTATTTCAAGACATGTGTACGATCGTGATCTTGCTGCTGTCGGAGTTG GTCGCACAGAAGCCTTCCCCAACTACGCCCTTACTCGCGCTGGTATGTCGTGGTGGAGAATGTAA
- the ucr-1 gene encoding Peptidase M16 C-terminal domain-containing protein (Confirmed by transcript evidence) has product MLHAAGFQGTPLALSVLGTSESIPNISAQQLKEWQEDHYRPVRMVLSAVGGGVSNVSSLADKYFGDLSNEYPRKVPQVDGTRFTGSEYRYRNDNVPHMYAAFAVEGVGYAHKDALALQIANQFIVLGQWDVTHATSRTAASRLVQKIGHDHGVHNLQHFNINYKDTGLFGIYFVADAHDLNDTSGIMKSVAHEWKHLASAATEEEVAMAKNQFRTNLYQNLETNTQKAGFNAKELLYTGNLRQLSELEAQIQKVDAGAVREAISRHVYDRDLAAVGVGRTEAFPNYALTRAGMSWWRM; this is encoded by the exons ATGCTCCACGCTGCCGGATTCCAAGGCACCCCACTCGCTCTCAGCGTTCTCGGAACCAGTGAGAGCATTCCA aatatctcTGCTCAACAATTGAAGGAGTGGCAAGAGGATCATTACAGACCAGTGCGCATGGTTCTGTCCGCTGTCGGAGGAGGAGTTTCCAATGTTTCAAGCCTCGCCGATAAATATTTCGGAGACTTGAGCAACGAATACCCACGAAAGGTTCCACAGGTCGATGGAACACGATTCACCGGATCTGAATACAGATACCGCAACGATAATGTCCCACACATGTATGCTGCTTTCGCTGTTGAG GGTGTTGGATATGCCCACAAAGATGCTCTCGCTCTTCAAATTGCCAATCAATTCATTG TTTTAGGCCAATGGGATGTGACCCACGCTACATCCAGAACAGCTGCTTCCAGACTTGTCCAAAAAATCGGACACGACCACGGAGTCCATAACCTCCAGCATTTCAACATCAACTACAA agacaCTGGATTGTTCGGAATCTACTTTGTTGCTGATGCTCACGACTTGAACGACACCAGCGGAATCATGAAGTCTGTTGCTCACGAATGGAAGCATTTGGCCTCTGCTGCCACAGAAGAAGAAGTCGCCATGGCCAAGAACCAATTCAGAACCAACTTGTACCAGAACCTCGAGACCAACACACAAAAGGCTGGATTTAACGCTAAGGAG cttctttACACCGGAAATCTCAGACAGTTGTCAGAACTTGAAGCTCAAATTCAAAAGGTTGACGCTGGAGCTGTCCGCGAGGCTATTTCAAGACATGTGTACGATCGTGATCTTGCTGCTGTCGGAGTTG GTCGCACAGAAGCCTTCCCCAACTACGCCCTTACTCGCGCTGGTATGTCGTGGTGGAGAATGTAA
- the ucr-1 gene encoding Peptidase M16 C-terminal domain-containing protein (Confirmed by transcript evidence), translating into MLHAAGFQGTPLALSVLGTSESIPNISAQQLKEWQEDHYRPVRMVLSAVGGGVSNVSSLADKYFGDLSNEYPRKVPQVDGTRFTGSEYRYRNDNVPHMYAAFAVEGVGYAHKDALALQIANQFIGQWDVTHATSRTAASRLVQKIGHDHGVHNLQHFNINYKDTGLFGIYFVADAHDLNDTSGIMKSVAHEWKHLASAATEEEVAMAKNQFRTNLYQNLETNTQKAGFNAKELLYTGNLRQLSELEAQIQKVDAGAVREAISRHVYDRDLAAVGVGRTEAFPNYALTRAGMSWWRM; encoded by the exons ATGCTCCACGCTGCCGGATTCCAAGGCACCCCACTCGCTCTCAGCGTTCTCGGAACCAGTGAGAGCATTCCA aatatctcTGCTCAACAATTGAAGGAGTGGCAAGAGGATCATTACAGACCAGTGCGCATGGTTCTGTCCGCTGTCGGAGGAGGAGTTTCCAATGTTTCAAGCCTCGCCGATAAATATTTCGGAGACTTGAGCAACGAATACCCACGAAAGGTTCCACAGGTCGATGGAACACGATTCACCGGATCTGAATACAGATACCGCAACGATAATGTCCCACACATGTATGCTGCTTTCGCTGTTGAG GGTGTTGGATATGCCCACAAAGATGCTCTCGCTCTTCAAATTGCCAATCAATTCATTG GCCAATGGGATGTGACCCACGCTACATCCAGAACAGCTGCTTCCAGACTTGTCCAAAAAATCGGACACGACCACGGAGTCCATAACCTCCAGCATTTCAACATCAACTACAA agacaCTGGATTGTTCGGAATCTACTTTGTTGCTGATGCTCACGACTTGAACGACACCAGCGGAATCATGAAGTCTGTTGCTCACGAATGGAAGCATTTGGCCTCTGCTGCCACAGAAGAAGAAGTCGCCATGGCCAAGAACCAATTCAGAACCAACTTGTACCAGAACCTCGAGACCAACACACAAAAGGCTGGATTTAACGCTAAGGAG cttctttACACCGGAAATCTCAGACAGTTGTCAGAACTTGAAGCTCAAATTCAAAAGGTTGACGCTGGAGCTGTCCGCGAGGCTATTTCAAGACATGTGTACGATCGTGATCTTGCTGCTGTCGGAGTTG GTCGCACAGAAGCCTTCCCCAACTACGCCCTTACTCGCGCTGGTATGTCGTGGTGGAGAATGTAA